One Kitasatospora sp. NBC_01266 genomic window carries:
- a CDS encoding GntR family transcriptional regulator — MSIGGLGRLPIQRNSLREQIAGALREELMAGRLAAGGNFTVKEIAELYGVSATPAREALVDLAAQGLLRAEHHRGFTVPELSWTDFLEIFEARVMLTDSAFRRLSMQPSGYDWSRLSSLRRRAEAAARAARAGQLDVMVGCDRRFWNEMSGFLENQRIADYLDWLRVQSWMFAARFLRAREQLAGVCWDRQSELVELIASRDLAGARRMIGEYNLFTVRLLAQLAGESLESVSVLPLLTAEPAGTLPEPCSMLPTPPPPMGR, encoded by the coding sequence GTGAGCATCGGCGGTCTGGGGAGACTCCCGATCCAGCGCAACAGCCTGCGCGAGCAGATCGCCGGGGCGCTGCGCGAGGAGTTGATGGCGGGTCGGCTGGCGGCCGGCGGCAACTTCACCGTGAAGGAGATCGCCGAGCTGTACGGCGTCTCGGCCACCCCGGCCCGGGAGGCGCTGGTCGACCTGGCGGCGCAGGGGCTGCTGCGGGCCGAGCACCACCGCGGGTTCACCGTGCCGGAGCTCAGCTGGACCGACTTCCTGGAGATCTTCGAAGCCAGGGTGATGCTCACCGACAGTGCCTTCCGCCGGCTGTCGATGCAGCCGAGCGGCTACGACTGGTCGCGGCTCAGCTCGCTGCGGCGCCGGGCCGAGGCGGCCGCGCGGGCCGCTCGCGCGGGGCAGCTGGACGTGATGGTCGGCTGCGACCGGCGGTTCTGGAACGAGATGTCCGGGTTCCTGGAGAACCAGCGGATCGCCGACTACCTGGACTGGCTGCGGGTGCAGTCCTGGATGTTCGCGGCGCGCTTCCTGCGGGCCCGCGAGCAGCTGGCCGGCGTCTGCTGGGACCGGCAGAGCGAGCTGGTCGAGCTGATCGCCTCGCGCGACCTGGCCGGCGCGCGGCGGATGATCGGCGAGTACAACCTGTTCACGGTGCGGCTGCTGGCCCAGCTGGCGGGGGAGTCGCTGGAGAGCGTCTCGGTGCTGCCGCTGTTGACGGCCGAGCCGGCCGGGACGCTGCCGGAGCCTTGTTCGATGCTCCCCACTCCGCCGCCGCCGATGGGCCGGTAG
- the purD gene encoding phosphoribosylamine--glycine ligase, whose amino-acid sequence MKVLVIGGGAREHALCRSLSQDPAVSELHCAPGNAGIARVATVHPVDQLDGAQVTALAQRLAADLVVVGPEAPLVAGVADPLRAAGIPVFGPSAEAAQLEGSKAFAKDVMAGAAVPTARSYLCTTPEEAAEALDAFGPPYVVKDDGLAAGKGVVVTADRTAALAHAAACDRVVIEEYLDGPEVSLFAITDGTTVLPLQPAQDFKRALDGDAGPNTGGMGAYSPLPWAPEGLVAEVLETVLQPTVDELRRRGTPFSGLLYAGLALTSRGTRVIEFNARFGDPETQVVLARLRTPLAGVLLAAAKGTLADLEPLRWSEQAAVTVVVAAEGYPAAPRSGDPIEGLEKAEAADGTVWVLHAGTRADAEGRVLSAGGRVLSVTATGADLTQARERAYQGVAEIRLDGSQHRTDIALQAARDAG is encoded by the coding sequence GTGAAGGTCCTCGTCATCGGCGGCGGCGCCCGCGAACACGCCCTGTGCCGCTCCCTGTCCCAAGATCCCGCCGTCAGCGAGCTGCACTGCGCCCCGGGCAATGCCGGGATCGCGCGGGTGGCGACGGTCCATCCGGTCGACCAGCTGGACGGCGCGCAGGTCACCGCGCTCGCCCAGCGGCTGGCCGCCGACCTGGTGGTGGTCGGCCCCGAGGCCCCGCTGGTGGCCGGGGTCGCCGATCCGCTGCGCGCGGCCGGCATCCCGGTCTTCGGCCCGTCCGCCGAGGCGGCCCAGCTGGAGGGCTCCAAGGCCTTCGCCAAGGACGTGATGGCCGGGGCCGCGGTGCCCACCGCCCGTTCCTACCTCTGCACCACCCCCGAGGAGGCCGCCGAGGCGCTGGACGCCTTCGGGCCCCCCTACGTGGTCAAGGACGACGGCCTGGCGGCCGGCAAGGGCGTGGTGGTCACCGCCGACCGCACCGCCGCGCTGGCCCACGCCGCCGCGTGCGACCGCGTGGTGATCGAGGAGTACCTGGACGGCCCGGAGGTCTCGCTCTTCGCGATCACCGACGGCACCACCGTGCTCCCGCTGCAGCCGGCGCAGGACTTCAAGCGCGCGCTGGACGGCGACGCCGGTCCCAACACCGGTGGCATGGGCGCCTATTCGCCGCTGCCCTGGGCCCCCGAGGGCCTGGTCGCCGAGGTGCTGGAGACCGTCCTGCAGCCCACCGTGGACGAGCTGCGGCGGCGGGGCACCCCGTTCTCCGGCCTGCTCTACGCGGGCCTGGCGCTCACCTCGCGCGGCACCCGGGTGATCGAGTTCAACGCGCGCTTCGGCGACCCGGAGACCCAGGTGGTGCTGGCCCGGCTGCGGACCCCGCTGGCGGGCGTGCTGCTGGCCGCCGCCAAGGGCACGCTGGCCGACCTGGAGCCGCTGCGCTGGTCCGAGCAGGCCGCCGTCACCGTGGTGGTGGCCGCCGAGGGCTACCCGGCCGCGCCGCGCTCCGGCGACCCGATCGAGGGCCTGGAGAAGGCCGAGGCGGCCGACGGCACGGTCTGGGTGCTGCACGCGGGCACCCGGGCGGACGCCGAGGGCCGGGTGCTCAGCGCCGGTGGCCGGGTGCTCTCGGTCACCGCGACCGGTGCGGACCTGACCCAGGCCCGCGAGCGCGCCTACCAGGGCGTGGCCGAGATCCGGTTGGACGGCTCGCAGCACCGCACCGACATCGCGCTGCAGGCGGCCCGCGACGCCGGCTGA
- a CDS encoding N,N-dimethylformamidase beta subunit family domain-containing protein, whose amino-acid sequence MPPAAHRGRGDVEKESAGRRWESGTLAHGVSDPFGQGPLPWLRSPDEYLAGTEGAIPWYVSTDAPGQQPLPAPGGSRPAGRGTVGTPRNSDDVVQQIKGFASAGPVYPGGSVDLRVTVHPPRDFVVDVYRIGHYAGAGAQHMTASPLIAGLRQPAPLVVDRTVSCHHWWHSWRQQIPAHWRPGAYVAVLTTADQRHRSHIPFTVRDPLAAGPADPGPAADLLLVLPDVTWQAYNLFPEDGHTGASLYHAWDEQGRLLGEPQAAVTVSFDRPHAGAGLPLHVGHAYDFIRWAERYGYDLAYATASDLHAGLVEPSRHRALIFPGHDEYWSDPMRRTVERARDRGTSLVFLSANTMYWRVELTSGACGEPGRLLNCRKRQRVPADSPAAGPSGAVSALWRDAGEPEQQLLGVQYAGRVAQPVPLVAGNTWHWLWAGTGLRDGDEVANLVAGEADRYFPKVALPAHSERTLLAHSPYRDELGRPRHQETSLYRAPSGAYVFAAGTFAWSPALDRPGHTDERIQKATANLLDRVCKDG is encoded by the coding sequence ATGCCACCGGCGGCGCACCGTGGGAGGGGCGACGTGGAGAAGGAGTCGGCGGGCCGCAGATGGGAGTCCGGGACGCTCGCGCACGGCGTCTCGGACCCGTTCGGACAGGGGCCGCTGCCCTGGCTGCGCAGTCCTGACGAGTACCTGGCCGGCACCGAGGGCGCCATCCCCTGGTACGTCAGCACCGACGCCCCCGGCCAGCAGCCGCTGCCCGCGCCCGGCGGCTCCCGGCCGGCGGGCCGGGGGACGGTCGGCACCCCGCGCAACTCCGATGACGTGGTCCAGCAGATCAAGGGCTTCGCCTCGGCCGGCCCGGTCTACCCCGGCGGCTCGGTGGACCTGCGGGTCACCGTCCACCCGCCGCGCGACTTCGTGGTGGACGTCTACCGGATCGGCCACTACGCGGGCGCCGGCGCCCAGCACATGACGGCCAGTCCGCTGATCGCCGGGCTGCGGCAGCCGGCGCCGCTGGTGGTCGACCGGACGGTCAGCTGCCATCACTGGTGGCACTCCTGGCGCCAGCAGATCCCGGCCCACTGGCGGCCCGGCGCCTACGTCGCGGTGCTCACCACCGCCGACCAGCGCCACCGCAGCCACATCCCGTTCACCGTGCGCGACCCGCTGGCCGCCGGCCCGGCCGACCCCGGACCGGCCGCGGACCTGCTGCTGGTGCTGCCGGACGTCACCTGGCAGGCGTACAACCTGTTCCCGGAGGACGGGCACACCGGCGCCAGCCTCTACCACGCCTGGGACGAGCAGGGGCGGCTGCTCGGTGAGCCTCAGGCGGCGGTCACCGTCTCCTTCGACCGGCCGCACGCGGGCGCCGGCCTGCCGCTGCACGTCGGGCACGCCTACGACTTCATCCGCTGGGCCGAGCGGTACGGCTACGACCTCGCCTACGCCACCGCCTCCGACCTGCACGCGGGGCTGGTCGAGCCGTCCCGGCACCGGGCGCTGATCTTCCCCGGGCACGACGAGTACTGGTCGGATCCGATGCGCCGCACCGTCGAGCGGGCCAGGGACCGCGGCACCTCGCTGGTCTTCCTCTCCGCCAACACCATGTACTGGCGGGTCGAGCTGACCAGCGGCGCCTGCGGCGAGCCGGGCCGGCTGCTCAACTGCCGCAAGCGCCAGCGGGTGCCCGCCGACTCGCCGGCCGCGGGCCCGTCCGGTGCGGTCAGCGCGCTGTGGCGGGACGCGGGGGAGCCCGAGCAGCAGCTGCTGGGCGTCCAGTACGCGGGCCGGGTGGCCCAGCCGGTGCCGCTGGTGGCCGGCAACACCTGGCACTGGCTCTGGGCCGGTACCGGGCTGCGGGACGGCGACGAGGTGGCCAACCTGGTGGCGGGCGAGGCCGACCGCTACTTCCCCAAGGTGGCGCTGCCCGCGCACAGCGAGCGCACCCTGCTCGCCCACTCGCCCTACCGGGACGAGCTCGGCCGCCCCCGCCACCAGGAGACCTCGCTCTACCGGGCGCCCAGCGGCGCCTACGTCTTCGCCGCCGGCACCTTCGCCTGGTCACCCGCCCTGGACCGGCCGGGCCACACCGACGAACGGATCCAGAAGGCCACCGCCAATCTGCTCGACCGGGTCTGCAAGGACGGGTGA
- a CDS encoding phosphoribosylaminoimidazolesuccinocarboxamide synthase: MSGFVTKPEPVQVPGLVHLHTGKVRDLYRDQAGRLVMVASDRTSAFDWVLPSDIPDKGRILTQLSLWWFAQIADLVPNHVLSTELPEGAPADWAGRTMICDDLKMFPVECVARGYLTGSGLLEYRESRTVCGIVLSEGLVDGSELPAPIYTPALKAEVGEHDENVPYEETARRIGADWAAELRQTTLAVYTRARDIARERGLILADTKFEFGLRDDALVIGDEVLTPDSSRYWPADDWEPGRAQQSYDKQFVRDWLTSPASGWDRTSEQPPPALPADILERTRVKYVEAYERLTGTEWV; the protein is encoded by the coding sequence TTGAGCGGATTTGTCACCAAGCCCGAGCCGGTCCAGGTCCCTGGCCTGGTCCACCTGCACACCGGCAAGGTGCGCGACCTCTACCGGGATCAGGCCGGCCGCCTGGTCATGGTGGCCAGCGACCGCACCTCGGCTTTCGACTGGGTGCTGCCCAGCGACATCCCCGACAAGGGCCGGATCCTGACCCAGCTCTCGCTCTGGTGGTTCGCCCAGATCGCCGACCTGGTGCCCAACCACGTGCTCTCCACCGAACTGCCCGAGGGCGCCCCCGCCGACTGGGCCGGGCGCACCATGATCTGCGACGACCTGAAGATGTTCCCGGTCGAGTGCGTGGCCCGCGGCTACCTGACCGGCTCCGGTCTGCTGGAGTACCGGGAGAGCCGGACGGTCTGCGGCATCGTGCTCTCCGAGGGCCTGGTGGACGGCTCCGAGCTGCCCGCGCCGATCTACACCCCGGCGCTCAAGGCCGAGGTCGGCGAGCACGACGAGAACGTCCCCTACGAGGAGACGGCCCGCCGGATCGGCGCCGACTGGGCCGCCGAGCTGCGCCAGACCACGCTGGCCGTCTACACCCGGGCCCGGGACATCGCCAGGGAGCGCGGCCTGATCCTGGCCGACACCAAGTTCGAGTTCGGCCTGCGGGACGACGCGTTGGTGATCGGCGACGAGGTGCTCACCCCCGACTCCTCGCGGTACTGGCCGGCCGACGACTGGGAGCCGGGCCGGGCGCAGCAGAGCTACGACAAGCAGTTCGTCCGGGACTGGCTGACCTCGCCCGCCTCCGGCTGGGACCGCACCAGCGAGCAGCCGCCGCCGGCGCTGCCCGCCGACATCCTGGAGCGCACCCGGGTCAAGTACGTCGAGGCGTACGAGCGGCTGACCGGGACCGAGTGGGTCTGA
- a CDS encoding histone-like nucleoid-structuring protein Lsr2, protein MAQRVVVTLSDDLDGGAAAETVHFGVDGKSYEIDLSLDNAEKLREALAPFVAAGRRQSRTGKSFRRTALAPDPAAVRAWAQSRGMELPARGRIPKHVYEAFAEAN, encoded by the coding sequence ATGGCTCAGCGTGTAGTTGTCACGCTCTCCGACGACCTGGACGGCGGCGCCGCCGCCGAAACCGTCCACTTCGGCGTCGACGGGAAGTCGTACGAGATCGACCTGTCCCTGGACAACGCGGAAAAGCTTCGGGAGGCGCTCGCCCCCTTCGTCGCTGCCGGCCGCCGCCAGAGCCGCACCGGAAAGTCGTTCCGCCGCACCGCACTCGCTCCCGACCCGGCCGCCGTGCGCGCCTGGGCCCAGTCCCGGGGCATGGAGCTGCCGGCCCGCGGCCGGATCCCCAAGCACGTCTACGAAGCGTTCGCCGAGGCCAACTGA
- the purS gene encoding phosphoribosylformylglycinamidine synthase subunit PurS: MARVVVDVMLKPEILDPQGQAVQRALPRLGFTGIADVRQGKRFELELEGPVDDAALARIREAAETFLANTVIEDFTVRVEESQ; encoded by the coding sequence GTGGCACGCGTCGTAGTCGACGTCATGCTCAAGCCGGAGATCCTCGACCCCCAGGGACAGGCGGTGCAGCGCGCACTGCCCCGTCTCGGATTCACCGGGATCGCCGACGTCCGCCAGGGCAAGCGTTTCGAGCTGGAACTGGAGGGCCCGGTGGACGACGCCGCGCTCGCCCGGATCCGCGAAGCCGCCGAGACCTTCCTGGCCAACACCGTCATCGAGGACTTCACGGTTCGCGTCGAGGAGTCGCAGTGA